A genomic region of Zea mays cultivar B73 chromosome 6, Zm-B73-REFERENCE-NAM-5.0, whole genome shotgun sequence contains the following coding sequences:
- the LOC103629851 gene encoding uncharacterized protein: protein MYYRCIRFNTNQEKNKVRDTFLLEQKDLSVLKIGAPDSVRCTRPYNFKPTTLGNSRARSAIIHRTVWCATGAMAICANGRLCKVNSVTAEVRAAKSESTGLSGVAPDCPVPQEDKAPTIDPAPNPNGWVTGGAPDKEQCLSGGAPDCQQPPQRLWKWLGAINIPPTTSFITIQAFQTSHSIQEQKTPLQDTSNRLNPL from the coding sequence atgtattacaggtgcataaggttcaacacaaaccaagaaaagaACAAAGTTAGGGACACATTTTtattggagcaaaaggacttgagtgtgctgaagattggcgcaccggacagtgtccggtgcaccaggccgtacaacttcaaaccaaccactctcgggaattctagggcgcgctccgctataattcaccggactgtctggtgtgccactggaGCAATGGCTAtctgtgccaacggtcgactctgcaaagttaaCAGTGTCACGGCAGAAGTTAGAGCAGCAAAGTcagagagcaccggactgtccggtgtggcaccagactgtccggtgccacaagaggacaaagctccaacgatcgacccagctccgaaccctaacggttgggtgacgggtggcgcaccggacaaggaacagtgcctgtccggtggcgcaccggattgccagcagcctccccagcggctatggaagtggttgggggctataaatatccctccaaccacctcattcataacaatccaagcattccaaacatctcattcaatacaagagcaaaagactccactccaagacacatcaaatagactGAATCCTCTCTAa